A section of the Malus sylvestris chromosome 17, drMalSylv7.2, whole genome shotgun sequence genome encodes:
- the LOC126611413 gene encoding probable metal-nicotianamine transporter YSL6: MGTESSAASVEISEPLLHNSDDKIKAVESDDDDRIPEWKDQITIRGLVVSAVLGSLFCIITHKLNLTVGIIPSLNVAAGLLGFFFVKSWTGFWGKLGFSVTPFTRQENTVIQTCVVACYGLAFSGGFGSYLLAMDERTYNLIGTDYPGNRAEDVINPSLWWMSGFLFVVSFLGILCLVPLRKVMVMDYKLTYPSGTATAMLINSFHTKSGAELAGKQVHALGKYLSISLIWSCFKWFFGGIGDSCGFDNFPSFGLTLFKNTFYFDFSPTYVGCGLICPHIVNCSALFGAILSWGFLWPLISQYSGVWYPADLGSNDFKGLYGYKVFISIALILGDGLYNLIKIIAFTLKELSNKSSKQSNLPVVKEALGDESSEVPLEQKKRDAIFLKDRIPTWVAGAGYLGLVVISTATMPIIFPPLKWYLVLCSYILAPVLAFCNSYGTGLTDWSLASTYGKIGLFIIASLVGSDGGVIAGLAACGVMMTIVATAADLMQDFKTGYLTMSSAKSMFVSQLVGTAMGCVIAPLTFWLFWTAFDIGSPDGPYKAPYAVIFREMAILGIEGFSELPKHCLAMCVGFFVAALVINLLRDVCPKKISQFIPIPMAMAVPFYIGAYFAVDMFVGTVILFIWERVNRKDAEDYAGAVASGLICGDGIWTIPSAVLSIFKVNPPICMYFGPSLSR; the protein is encoded by the exons ATGGGGACCGAATCATCAGCAGCGTCCGTGGAGATATCTGAGCCGTTGCTTCACAATTCCGACGACAAAATCAAGGCCGTAGAGTCCGACGACGACGACCGAATCCCCGAATGGAAGGACCAGATCACCATCAGAGGGCTGGTCGTCAGCGCCGTGCTCGGCAGCCTCTTCTGCATTATCACCCACAAGCTCAATCTGACGGTCGGGATTATCCCCTCCTTGAACGTCGCCGCAGGGCTGCTCGGGTTCTTCTTCGTCAAATCATGGACTGGCTTCTGgggaaaattagggttttcagtTACCCCCTTTACCAGGCAGGAGAACACCGTCATCCAGACCTGCGTCGTTGCCTGCTATGGCCTCGCTTTTAGCG GGGGGTTCGGTTCGTATTTGCTTGCCATGGATGAGAGAACATATAATCTAATTGGTACTGATTACCCGGGTAATCGGGCGGAAGATGTTATCAATCCGAGCTTGTGGTGGATGAGTGGTTTCCTGTTTGTTGTCAGCTTCCTGGGCATTTTATGTCTCGTTCCGCTTCGCAAG GTTATGGTCATGGATTACAAACTAACATATCCCAGTGGGACAGCCACAGCAATGTTGATAAATAGCTTCCACACTAAGAGTGGAGCAGAGCTTGCCGG GAAGCAAGTTCATGCTCTAGGGAAGTATTTAAGTATAAGTTTAATTTGGAGCTGCTTCAAGTGGTTCTTTGGTGGTATTGGAGATTCATGCGGATTTGACAATTTTCCTAGCTTTGGTTTGACACTGTTTAAGAACAC GTTTTATTTTGACTTCAGTCCAACATATGTTGGATGTGGTCTTATATGTCCTCACATAGTCAACTGCTCAGCTCTTTTTGGGGCTATCTTATCATGGGGTTTTCTTTGGCCGTTAATATCCCAATATTCTGGGGTCTGGTATCCAGCCGACCTTGGTAGCAATGATTTCAAAGGTCTTTATGGATATAAG GTCTTTATATCCATTGCCCTCATCCTAGGGGATGGTCTCTACAATTTGATAAAGATTATAGCCTTTACTCTCAAGGAACTATCCAATAAGAGTAGCAAACAGAGCAACCTTCCTGTTGTCAAGGAGGCCTTAG GTGATGAGAGTTCAGAAGTACCACTAGAGCAAAAAAAGAGGGATGCAATATTTCTTAAGGATAGGATACCGACGTGGGTTGCTGGAGCTGGATATTTGGGCCTAGTGGTAATATCCACAGCAACAATGCCAATCATCTTTCCACCTCTGAAATGGTATTTGGTTCTATGCTCATACATCCTTGCTCCTGTCCTTGCCTTCTGCAACTCCTATGGCACTGGCCTCACGGACTGGAGTTTAGCTTCAACTTATGGGAAGATTGGTCTTTTCATCATTGCATCGTTAGTTGGAAGTGACGGTGGGGTTATAGCTGGGTTAGCAGCATGTGGGGTGATGATGACGATTGTCGCTACTGCAGCTGATCTCATGCAAGACTTCAAGACAGGTTACCTCACTATGTCCTCGGCCAAGTCTATGTTTGTAAGCCAGTTAGTGGGGACAGCCATGGGTTGTGTGATTGCTCCGTTAACATTCTGGTTGTTTTGGACTGCATTTGATATCGGATCACCTGATGGTCCATACAAGGCACCCTATGCTGTAATATTCAGGGAAATGGCAATCCTAGGTATCGAGGGCTTCTCTGAGCTCCCCAAGCATTGTTTGGCTATGTGCGTCGGTTTTTTTGTGGCAGCGCTAGTTATAAACCTGCTGAGGGATGTGTGTCCTAAGAAAATATCACAGTTCATTCCGATTCCAATGGCAATGGCAGTCCCATTCTATATCGGAGCATACTTTGCCGTCGACATGTTTGTTGGGactgtgatattattcattTGGGAGCGAGTGAATAGGAAGGATGCGGAGGATTATGCAGGGGCAGTGGCCTCGGGTTTAATATGTGGTGATGGGATTTGGACAATCCCGTCGGCGGTCCTCTCAATTTTCAAGGTCAATCCACCCATCTGCATGTACTTCGGGCCTTCTTTGAGCAGATGA